The nucleotide window ATGTTCTTCAGCCTGGCGCTACTGTTCAAATACATGCATTTTGTGATGCCAGCCTGGAAGCATACGGCGCTTGTGTTTACGTTCGCTCAATTAAGGATAATGACATTAAAGTCCACTTGTTGTGTTCCAAGGCTCGTGTCGCTCCTCTTAAAACGCTGACAGTGCCCAAATTAGAGCTTTGCGCAGCCGCCTTACTGGCGCAATTACTATctgaattaagaaaaatgaatatatttgatTGTTCTTATTACTGCTGGTCGGATTCATCAGTGGTTCTCTCATGGCTACGAGAAGAACCCTCAAAGTTCAACGTATTTGTTGCCAATCGAATTTGTGCTATACAGCAACTAACTGAAGGCATGCAGTGGCGTTACGTTCCCACCTCCATGAATCCTGCTGACATCCTATCAAAGGGCGCTACACCAAAGGAGCTTCTAAGGTCAAGACTTTGGACGTATGGTccacaatttttggaaaacgtCGAATCCTCGTGGCCACAACCATGCGCATCTCACATATCTCTACCAGAAACTCGTCAAAAGGTTTTGCACATCTCATCTGATAGACCCGACATAACTTTTTCGTTCAAATATATCAACTCGTTCGGAACAATGCAGCGTATCTTTggctatatatacaaatttataaaatcgaaAAGATCACAGCTCACAACTACAGATATCCATCGTGGGACTCAATTGCTCATACGCCTAGTCCAAAGAGCGCAATTGTGGTCAGAAATCGTCGCCTTGAAGAAGAACAACTTTGTACACATATCAAGTAAAATCGCTTCGTTATCGCCATTTTTGGATGATTTTGGAATTATTCGAGTTGGAGGTCACATAAAGAACTCATCACTAGACTTTGAGGCACGTCATCCAATGATTCTACCGAAAGATCATCCATTAACGTCGTCAATAATCACTCACTTTCATTGAAAGTATCACCACACAGGTCCTCAGTCTATACTTGCATCCATTCGTATGAAAATTTGGCTTATAGATGGAAGAAAAACTATTGCGAGGGTTCTACGAAAATGTATCAGATCGAAGCTACGCCTCTTTGAGCACATCATGGCTGACTTGCCTAAGGAGCACATCCTCGTATCGCAGCCCTTTATCGTTACGGGCATAGACTACTGTGGACCATTTTATTTCAAACCCGAAACGCGTAAAAAAGCACCTCAAAAATGTTATGTTAGCGTATTCATTTGCTTCGCCACAAAAGCCATGTGGATGGAACTGGTGAAAGATCTTTCAACAGGCTCGTTTCTTGATGCACTTAAGCGCTTTATAGCAACTCGTGGCATACCAAGTTGCATTTGGTCAGACAATGCTACAAATTTTGTTGGCGCCAAGAACGAGCTGAAGGATTTACGCGAGCTATTTCTTAGTGAAAATCATCGCAACCAAGTTCACGCTTACTGCCTTAATAATGGGATAGATTGGCGTTTTATACCCCCTCGATCACCACATTTTGGCGGTCTGTGGGAGGCAGcagtaaaaatggcaaaaaagcaCTTCTATCGCTCCGTTGGTTCATCGCTTCTTGGTTTTGAAGAATTACGCACCTTAGTATGTCAAATCTCAGCAGTAATTAATTCAAGACCTCTTGTACCACTTTCAGAAAATCCAGAAGATCTTGATGTACTGACGCCCGGACATTTTCTTATTGGTGGTCCTCTTATCGCTATTCCTGAGCCGAACCTCACGCATCTAAACTGCAATCGTTTAGATCGCTGGCAGCAGGTTACCtacatacaacaaatattttggaaGCGATGGAGTGAAGAATATCTCACTATTCTACAACAACGAGCGAAGTGGCGTAAACCATACCCAAACATTGAAGTCAATGACATCGTATGCATCAAAGACGAAAATTAAGCACCTCTTAAATGGCCCTTGGCTCGTGTTACAGAAGTTGTCACTGGAACAGACGGGGTCGCAAGAGTAGCCGTTCTTCGTACGTCTACCGGCATGATGCGTCGTGCTATCAACAAACTGTGCGTTTTACCTGTCAATGATTCTTTTGAAAGTTAGACCTTTCAACGGGTGGAGGATgttcggagcagctcctttcacAATAGAACTACCAATAATGAGTAGATTTAATCATAAGTTATTACTTATACTTAAGTTAACTAAATtaatacgcacacatatattcCACCAACTGTGGTGAgaaaacattgtaaatattaaatattttatattaattgttatcTGGTCACTCTAATATTGCATATCCACCACAGCATTACTCGTTATTCTAATTCCTCATTTCCCTTTATCCTTTAatatgcttatacatacatacatgttagaACAATTAAGCTTAGCTTTGCCTAAGCCTAGCATCTTAGTTATAGTTCGCTTTTACATTCGATACCTGCAGACAGGCAGGCGTTTCACCTAATAAACCACCAGCCACGTAACTTTCTACtcgttgtattatatatatttatattaataaatattttgtaaatatatatcgtcGTTGTTTTATATCGCGATTCGAAGCTATCAAAAAAGCTTGGTAGCTCAAcaagaagcttttttaaaattcaatcgttcacatccgaacaatataaacaaacgtcatgcgaactgtgtaaaggagggcataaactaaaatcttgcgaaaagtttaaaaaacttaatatcaatgaaaggaaaaactttgtcagatcaaaaagactctgtccAAACTGCTTGTCCCGCTCACAATAGttacgaaagcaaattcaattgcgtatattgccacaaaaggcatttTTCAATGTTGCACTTCAATAACTTACCTAACACaccccaaagtagcgctttctcaaaaagagccacgggtttagttgcaaccgcaactcccgaaacacaaaatcccgaattttgccaagagacaccatgctgctctaAGGcactaaaaactcaaacgctgcacagcgagatTCAAAGttgggtactactacccacagcagtcgtctccatagAACATCGAACTGTTTAATCTCAGGGCCCTAATAGACCAAAGATCACAACGAtctcatagcgtctagggcacaacatagactaaaactgccaacaaaacaagccaattatgaaattatggaaatggAAGGAAGAGTAGCACAAAACTCAAATCAAATCTGTctcattaccctaatttcccccaagCGGATATCCACATTCAAGCAGATGCAATAGTTTTACCGCAACTCACGagcatgcttccaagctatcatataaatagcaagctttggcaaaaggttacacacctaaagctagcggatcccaactgcaacacccccggtCAAATAAACATTCTATTAGCCAGAGACCTTATATCACAAATTAcactagaaggtgttgaaaaattttcaaaaacacttCTAGCGCAAAATACTAATTTCGGTTGGATCCTatgtggactagttgcggaaccagtcacaacaatgacaactcaagttgaggaaatctcaaacgagtacctcaattcacaattgagaacattttgggagttagaagaactcccccatttcaattacatcaccagaagatcagtattgtgaagacttttacaaagccacaactactagatcagataatggtcggtatgtcgtacgactaccactaaaacaacaatttccaaacacactcgccttaggtcactctcgcacttCTGCtgtacagcagtttctaagtatggaaaaaaaacctacttagaaaaggtgagctcaaagatgattatgatggtgtcttagaagaatacctccatttagatcacatggaggaagtaagcccatacgaatattactcattctacttgcctCATCATGCAGTactaaagcctgacaaaaaacaacaaaagttagagttgtctttaatgcctcaagatccactagctcggagattccctaaatgacattctatttacgggacccacactacaaccagatttaatgctcctcatattaaattggcgtatatacaaatacgtattcaatgttgatgtcgaaaaaatgtatcgacaaataattgttcataaagatgatcaagattttcaacggattattttccgaaaagcTGTCAATAGCCCACTACGCGACTACCTTTcacgtaaactgtgccccatatctagccatccgtacactccacgaagTGGCAGAAGACAcgaagtcagaatttcctctggaaACAAAACCCtgaaaaacacaaacgtatgtagacgatatcctgtctgggagccacagcctctcacaagcatacgagctCTTATTACAAGTTATAAAGtccctcaacaccgcagggtttcccctaaaaaaatcacagctaatcacccaaatatcttaaaaaatataccaaacgaaaatttgttggatactaatttccttatatacgaaaaggaaagtacaacaaaaacacaagcgaaaatcctgatccaagaattatggctatacggaaccgactgggacgaacaagtgaagcctcttcgcttagaaaagtggtcccagtttgataataacctaaaagacatttcgcagatacaaattccacggtgggtaaactattcccccgaatataAAGTGggactacacggcttctgcgacgcctctgaaaacgcatattgtgccacgatctatgtgcgcgcacaaagcgacaccgcaaatacaagccacctactagttgcaaaagcaaaagttgcgcctctaaaaacgatGTCTTcaacgacttgaactctgtggcgctctgctactagcaaaactagtttccatggtgcagccccacttaaacatggcgaaatacaaattatatcatggtccgattccgaaataattctagcctggttagaaaagccaacacacgcgtggaaaacctatatttctaatcgaacgtcgcaaatacttgacctagtagaatcagccacttggcgacacgtagccagtgctgacaattcTTCTGATCTAGGTACTAGAGGGTCCAAACCCCTGCAACTCCCCAGCACCACCctatggtggaatggccccctatggttaacagaatctcccgattcttggccacaatcgccaatgcgcaacaAAATTGCCCCCGAAATTCGAAAAATCGGCACCAATATTGGATGataatgacatccttgaacgattttcatcgtttctccgagccctcagagtagtcgcctatatgctcaagttcttagagcggcttaaacttaaagttaaaggagcaacttacccccaatgcgatacattgacgcatcaagacttacaaaaagcaaaggtcactcttatcgcatcaacccaaacgcgctacttcagccgcgacatGTCTTTACTAAGAAAATCGAAGCCgtttgacaaaaagagctcactcttagttctaaacccatttctagatACGAAAAGTCTgattcgtgccaatggtcggcttgttAACTCAAGCCTAAcatacaacgaacgccaccccataatcATGCCTGAGAAGtctccatttgccacattattcctgaattacatccacatattaatgctacacgccgaacattgcctcatgcaacatatggtatgCCAAGAGTATTACATCCCTCGTCTGAAGCCCCAAATctagaaatgcattttcatatacaagatctgcactatgcataatcaaaaaaatgcgaacgcagattatggcagcacttccacctgaacgctgcaattttgctctgcctttcaccacaccACCTCGATTTttctgggccttttcaaataaagacgtccatgctaaggtccccCACTCTCATGAatggctatgtggctgtctttgtatgtttcacgacaaaggcagtgcATCTTGAGCTATGCTCTAATCTTcgtcgcttcgtcgctcgacgtggcttcccatccaaactcatgagcgataatggtaaaacattcattggagctcaacgacccacagaaaaacagtttgtggacttcttTAAACTAGCATCACCTGActtcgtacaaaagtacgcaccccaaggtatcaattgataatttatacccccaagcacttttcatatgggtggtttatgggagtcagctgtaaagagcttcaaatctcatttcaagaagatagctggcagctacaaatttaataatgaaGAATTCACGGCATTATTAACTaaaatcgaagccgttctcaactcgcGGCCCCTCACggttctctcgcaagatccctccgatttcacagccCCAGCTCCAgagcattttctaaaaggagcacccattctggccacctGAGTCAGGCCTGGAGTTGCTATCGTtactaaatagatgggaaagaattaaaattcaatcTGGAAAgttaaccagaccgctcgttaaactatACTTTTTACCGACCGCTGATACCATCGAAACGTTAACGATAAAACCCTCAAATAAACccgatataataaatattttaaaataacaaacaaaacaacctAATGGTCGATCAACTTGACGATATATAAATTGTAcatcaaattcaataaaatacattttgtaaaatttcttgCGGAATTCTGTGTTGccttgtttttatataattttccgAACGGTGAGTGCGAGGAAATTACTCAACACTATGTTTATTCGTTCAGCTGCTGATTTTAGTCGGAAATCGTCATGTTGAATTTTCCCAACGTCGTCATCTGTGATTACTTGGATTAATCGATTTGTTGAAGCGTCACGTAGTTTATAGTTGTAAACTTAGCGGTTAGGGCTTTGGAAGTTTATACTATGTTCACATATAAGCAGGTTAGCCAGGTTAGCTAGGTTAACTAGGTTATCTTGTAACCTACCCATAAAATGCGAGGTTAGCCatataatttgtatgaaaaGATAACCTCGGTCTGCTCTATAACCTACGCGGTTATTTTATAACCTACTAAAATATGCATTGTTGCATTGGAAAGCAGTCGAAATATACTCGAAATTGCGACACTTCAGTATctattgtgaatatttttgcttaaatttgacAGCAACTGACAAAAAATTCGCAGGAATTTAAAAGATGGAGCAAATAAATCGGTaagcataaattttaatttatatatttttattttatatgcgtacaaatatacttatataaaataattttattaaattgtaattacGAAAAGGAAAAACCGTGTTAAATGGACAATAGATGCAGAGAAATTGCTGCTATTGCACTGGGCAGATAGCATAGACGAATTACGAAgcgcgaaaaaaaattttcatatctttgCGCGTTTGGAAAAGGAATTTTCAAAAAGGCAGATGAACTACAGTGCAGctgaaataaaggaaaaagtCCATAATTTTACCAATCGATACAAGTAagtacatttaaaattataaaagtatattttgcTGCATACTCACAgcattataatacatacatatgtattttattttatagattagAAAAGAATGCGGTGGGTATGACTGGTGGTTCGCCTTCCTCTTGGATCCACTACAAGGAGGTGGAAGAAATACTCAGTGGTAATAAGGCAGTAAATTTCAAAGAACTCATGCAAGAGAGTataggtaatataaaaatgaaatttttgtttgctcttttatttattattttattttaattcaagatGTGGAACCAGATGACAACAATGGTTGGTCTGCTATCTACCCTTCGACGAGCAGCCAATCCCAATCCATTTCAAGCGATGAGCTTGCAGGACTTTCGACGACTCCGGAGTCTGCAAAAAGAAGGAAATTAACCCATGAGCGTTTAGTAGagaatttggaaaaaacttCAGATATGTTTGAGAAAGAAATGGAGTCCATGAGAGGGGTGCAAGAAAGAATAGTGGAACTAACCGAAAAAGCAGTTCTTTCGGAAGAGAAAAGgaatgatattttaaaagaaatgagtgaaaatacgaaaagtttttataaagacCTGAAACTTACAAAATGAATTCGCAATCGCTCTTCTAATTGTTTCAGGTTCTGCTTCAAAATCTGCTGCAGCATCTGTGTGCTCGGGCTGTTCCAGGCGTACACTACTTTCGTAAGTGGTTTGTTCTTCTATCCATTTGTGGTTGATGACATCATTATgacaatttaaaaagttatgcAATGTACAGGCTGCTTTTATTATAAGAGGAACATTTTTGATGTGGTTGTCGACTCCTTTCCCTATTCTCCTAAAACGAGCCTTTAGGTGTCCAAATGCATTTTCCACCACTCTTCGGCATTTGGACAATTggtaattaaacattttttcatgctcTGGAGGATGTACTTGGAATGGATAGGGCTTCATTAGATTGTTGGCAAATCGGAAAGCCGAATCACCCATAACGCCTACAGGAACATTCACGCCAttaattgttttgctttttgcagTGAAGATTGGGTCCTTCAATGCAGTATTTAGTTTGCtacattgaaaaatttttgagtcATTGCATCGACCTGGGCAGCCAACATTAATGTAGAGGAAGCGATATCtggataaaaaagaaattaatgaaaatatcaagtGAAAATTCATTATACCTCTAACCTAAATCCACAAGGGCAAATAAAACTGTAGAGTACCACCCCTTATAATTGTAATAGTCCGTGTAATCCTTCCCAGGTGGCCGAACTTTAATGTGGCAACCGTCTATGGCACCAAGCCATTGCGGAAAGCCAAGCTTCTCAAACCCATGAACACACTCATCCACTTTTTCACTGTTCGTTAATTGTTCTGTCAAATAAATGGGACGCAATGATTGCCACACTTCTTGGCAAAAAGCAAGAAATATTTCGCTGACGATTGCCTTCGAAACACCGAATAGTCGTGCAACAGTTTCATACTCCGCCGAAGATTTTAATATGTAGACGGCAACAGCTACCCTTTTCTGCAATGGGATGCACTTCCTATAGCATGAATCCTGTTTAGTAATACCTTTGACATATTCACACAATATTTCAAAGGTTGCCCTGCTCATGCGAAAGGTTTCCTTAAAAACGCGGTCGTTCATTGATGGAACATCTTTTCCCAGAAGTTCCCATGTCGCTTctaaagtatatgtatttaaatgtgtttataatttattgtgcTTTTTTTACTTACTTATGCCCAAATACTTCTTGGGTTTATTTCCTTACAAAGAGGTATTGTTGtcaacattaatattttataataaattgatATTACTCGAGCTCTTCGTATCCGTAATTCCTGCTCACTTTATTGGATAGCAATTTTATATTCTCGGCTACAGGAATTTAATGCAGCTAgatatttattgctttcttcTTGGTTTGTAGCAaacaaaagtaaacattttttcaattttgaatacatcactcatttattaacttattttttacaagaagaaaatatgtaaacaaaaaaaaaaacacatatggATACAGCTGTCAATTTCTCTCATTTAACTGGGTTATCTTTGCTATATGTGAACGCAACAAGGTTAGCTTCGAGGTTAATTTTTGTTAACCATAACCTGCTTATATGTGAACGTGCTATTATGCTCCATTGAAGTTGCGGTAAAGCTTTGTCCCATTCTTTATCGGCTGTGGTGCTGCATTTGAGCGAtgctaaaattgttttattaacaCTTGCGGCTTGACCGTTGGCGCGGGGTGTGCGCACTGCTACTTTGACATGCCTGATGTCATACCTGTCAATTTGCTTCGGGCATCCGTAGATTGTCATAAAATCTCGTAGTGTACTTACAACGGAAGTTGTTTTCGTATTACGTAATTCTTTTGGTCCAATGTCTTGTTAATGCAACATTCTGGACACGATGTAATATAGAACTTCACATACGGTCGCAAACCAAAAGTCCGTAGATAATCGTTCGCATGTCTTGTTCAGACCAAAATGTTCTTCCTCGTCGTGACATGCTCTTACTAGGCGCCATTTTACGACTCTCGGAACCACTATTCTCTTGTTGTCCTCTAATTTGCGATATACTCGCTGACCTTGCCATATATAGTCAATTTTTTGCGTTTAGAACTTCGATGATTTCGTTTAATGCGCTGACTTGTCTTTGTATCGCCGATACCCAATCGTTGTCAATTTGTACTACTGGATAAATTGATTTGGCATTCGTTGTAGCTTCTACCGGTGGGAGCGTTTGACATCTGCTTAACCCATCAGCTAACGTTTTATTTGCACCTGTGCGGAGAAACAATGTTATTGTCGCTTTAGTGATTTCCAATCAAATACATTCGGCAACGTTGCAATGTTTGAACTATAGCCAGAACTTTTAATTCGTGGCTGGCGTATTTGCCTTCTGCGTCATTGCACTGCCTCTTAAAACAAACAGGCCTCGGACCCTCGTTGTTCTGCATTAGCACTTCGGATAACCCTGAGGAACCGTGTGCACCTTGTGTGCTTTTGTTGCGTCATATATCGTTACTATTGGCTTGGTTGTTATTAGACTTTTAAGCCTTTCAAATGCGTCGTTTTGTTTCTCATTCCAAACAAACTCTGCGTCCTGCTTTAGTAGCAACGTCAGTGGTCGTGCCAAGATACGGTAGTCTTTAACAAACTTCCGGAAATAACCAGTTATGCCCAGAAATTGTCGtacagcttttgttgttgttggcatcgGAAACTCTTTAATTACTTTGGTTATGAGTTTCCCTGGTCGTATGCCATTACCGTCTCTATCATGCCCCAGAAAACGCACTTGCTGCGCTAAGAATGTGCATTTGGATGGTCTAAGCGTCAGGCTTGATGCAGTTACGGCTCCAAGAAATTGTTTAAGTACCTCGATGCCTTTGTCGACTGTGCTTGTGGCTACAGTGATTTCATCGACATAGTTCACTACTTTGTCCCCATGCTTCAGTGTGTTGATTAGATTGACGATAATTTTCTGGAAAACCATGGGAGCGTCTACCAGACCAAAAGGCATCACGTTAGACTTAAACAATCCCTCAGGTGTTAAAAATTCAGTGAATTTCTTTGATTCTTCCTTCATTGCTACTGGATAATAGCCGGATGTCATGTCCAATGTTTAAAATAACTTATTTCCCGATAGCCGCTAAAGTTGCTCTTCGGCAATCGGCATTACGCATAGTAGTTCTCCTTAACCGTGACCTCTTTGAGCGCTCGTTAGTCGATACACATAAGACTTTCCCTGTTGGACTTCTTTAATGGGAGGACTGACGCTAGTGTGTGGTGAATCGCTGGGCCAGATTATGTCATAGTCTAGCAGTTCCTTTAAAACTTTTGACAATGTTGGTTGCTGTGAGAACGACACGAAGGGCTGCCGTTTTCCGTATCAACGAGCATGCACTGCCCGTATCGATGAACGCTTTGAGTTTATTTCCATTAAGATTCAGAGCAGCCTCGTCGTGTTCTTCGCAACTAATGCTTTTTTACTGAACGTTTTAGCTTCGTGGCCCATTTTTGAACATATCGTGCATCTTAATTTTGGTAGCAGATTATCGTTTAAGGAACACGTAGCTTATGCAAGCGAAAAAGCTACGAAAGTATGCAGAGCTCTAACCCGGCTAATGCTCAATACCCGTGGACCAAAACAGAATAGGAGACGACTACTAGCCGGAGTATTAAAGTCAGTTGCTCTATATGGCGCCCAAATATGGGAGAAAGCTCTTGAAGTCAAATCATATCGTCGCGGCCTATTTTCTACGTACACCATATGCGCATTAAGAGTATGCTCCGCGTTTCGTACAGTATCCGAAGACGCTGCCCTAGTGATCGCGGGCTTACACCCGCTAGACCTCTTAGCCAAGGAGCTCACATACCGTGCAAATGAGAGAATAACGCCCAGAATCCAAAAGGAGAAAGCCAGAGCAGATACGGTGAAGCGGTGGCAAAAACGATGGGAAGACAGCCGAAATGGCCGCTGGACTTTCCGCCTAATCCCTAAAATAGAACTATGGCTTAATAGACCGCACGGAGAAGTAGATTTTTACCTCACCCAAGTTCTCACTGGACACGGCTGttttaaatcatatttgaaGCGATTCAAACATGAGGACAACGACGTATGCGATTATTGCGGAGGCGAGATCATCGAGAATGTGGAGCACACAATGTTCCAATGTGCGAAATACGACGAAGAAaggcaatttttgaaaaacgcaTTCGGGAAAGACCCAACCCCAGAAAATCTAGTGTCT belongs to Bactrocera dorsalis isolate Fly_Bdor chromosome 1, ASM2337382v1, whole genome shotgun sequence and includes:
- the LOC125777590 gene encoding uncharacterized protein LOC125777590; amino-acid sequence: MADLPKEHILVSQPFIVTGIDYCGPFYFKPETRKKAPQKCYVSVFICFATKAMWMELVKDLSTGSFLDALKRFIATRGIPSCIWSDNATNFVGAKNELKDLRELFLSENHRNQVHAYCLNNGIDWRFIPPRSPHFGGLWEAAVKMAKKHFYRSVGSSLLGFEELRTLVCQISAVINSRPLVPLSENPEDLDVLTPGHFLIGGPLIAIPEPNLTHLNCNRLDRWQQVTYIQQIFWKRWSEEYLTILQQRAKWRKPYPNIEVNDIVCIKDEN
- the LOC125777596 gene encoding uncharacterized protein LOC125777596 yields the protein MNYSAAEIKEKVHNFTNRYKLEKNAVGMTGGSPSSWIHYKEVEEILSGNKAVNFKELMQESIDVEPDDNNGWSAIYPSTSSQSQSISSDELAGLSTTPESAKRRKLTHERLVENLEKTSDMFEKEMESMRGVQERIVELTEKAVLSEEKRNDILKEMSENTKSFYKDLKLTK